The genomic interval GTCCCAGCTGGAGTCTCCTGAAGCTGCTGGGGGATCGGGGCTGCACTGTGCTGGAGCTGACGGAGTCCCTGCAGGCCCTGGAGCACACAGAGGCTCTCCGGTGTCTCAGCCATTCAGGTCAGTTCTGAGCTGTGCTTTCACTGCAGCCCTGGATTTTAGACTGGCAACACTCAAGGTAGCCCTCTACAGTGACCAAAATCATCTTTAGTGCTTGCATTCTGGTAGTTGGGATGCAGATGATTACTGAGGTTATTGGCTGATCTGATTCTGAGGTTAAATGTGAGCCAAGCTTTCATGCAGTGCTGTTGCAGACTCAGACTTGGCTGGGTGTTGTCATTCAGTTTGCTGACTGGGGTTTTGTCTCCAGTGGATTTGGTTTTGGGATCATCCTGTAGTAAGATCTGGAATGGTTTAGGTTGAGAAAATAACTGCTTCATATCGGGGTGGTGTCAGAGTTGCTCTCCTGGCAGTTAAGCTTTGCAGTAGAAAATTTGACCTTGCAGAAAACCTCAGCCCTGTGTTCTGCAGGAGGCAGAGGCTTAAAGCTGAAACCAAAGATTCAGCTCAAAAGAGTGCATAAGGAATAGCAGGAAAATGTGCTCTGTTGGACTTAAACTCTGACTGCTTTGATTCCCTCAGGCTGGGCTTTAATCTGAACAGCTTAAAGAAATTGTTGGGAGTGAGCAAGCATTTAAAACTGAGAATATCTTTCCAAAAAGGCATCTGTGATACCATGAGACACataatttcctttaaaattaaaatgcattaatgatatactttaaatcttttatgaGTTTCATCGAGTACTGATCAATTTGAGCATGGATTTTGTGTAGTGGAAGACAATTTTGAATGTCCTAAAGTAATCTAACTAATTGGAGCTGTGTGTATACACAGTACAAACAAATTATTTTCAAGTATATTTAATGTCAGAAATGTTCTGTGCTCCAAGGGCAGTTTAAATGCAAATATAAATTATGGGCTTGTATTTCTTCATAACTTTCCTAGGTGTAAAGATCGTTGTACAGCCAGACTCTCAAGCAGTGCTCTCTGGTCAGGTCGTCAAGCTGTGCTGCTGGGCAACAGGACACCCATTTGTGCAATACCAGTGGTTCAAGCAGGAAAGAGAGGTAAGAGTTCATAGAGAATGCAGGTTTTTAAATagtgaaaataaaacataaaacatGATTTTGGATTGTCCTTTTTTTAAGACTCTTATTCACAATGAGAGAAGATTGCTGTAAATATTCATAAAACTCATAAAGTTTAAGAAATGCTGGATGATCCTACAAATGTGCTAAAACAAAACTGCGATTCCTTGTGTTCACACCACTTCATTCCTGGGGGCTGTGAATGTGGAATGGGGCAGAAAGGAAGCTGTAAGTTCAGTTGTCTCGGCCTACCAGTAAGTGAAGGAGTTGAAGATGGTGTTAAGGACTTGGAAATAAGTATTATAATGCTTGATCCTGGTTAAGATTAAACCAATTGAAATTGAAGGACTTTTGGTTCACCTGTGATGCAGGTTCCCCATGGTAATTCTCCAGAACTGGTTTTGAGTCCAGTGAGTGTAAAGGATTCTGGCTTTTACATCTGCCGCGTGAACAGCGAATCTTCTTTCGTGTTCAGTCGGTGGGCGCGCCTTGAAGTCTGTGAGCTTCAGGATCCGCCTTGCGGTGAGTGGCACAAACACCTTCTCAAAGTGCCTTCCTGCTTCCTCCAGGCACTGGGGTCCCTGTTGCTGTGCTTAGGTTGTCTCACACTTCCTTTTCTTGgtacttccttttcctttttttaagggCTCTTAACAGGTTTGCCTGAAAACAAGTTGTGCATTTGTAATCAGCCTCGGCCACAAAACCTGACTGTGGGGGATGCTTTGGTACTAGAATGTGGAGCTGTTGGAAACCCAATTCCTCATTACCAATGGTTCAGAAATGGATTTCCTTTGGCAAATGGGAGCAAAAATGTCTACACAGTAAGTTACTACAATGGGTCACGCTTGGGAGCAAATGTTAACCACTTTGAGCTTACCACAGAAAGTTGCcttgaagaaaataatttctccagAACCTTGGTAACTTCAGATGAAGTGCTGCTTTTAGTTTTTTAACTCTTTTTTGCCTGTGGGGCTTAGATGCAAGGCTTAAATACCTGATGCAGGTATTTCTTGGAGGTCTGTTGGGATGATTGTGGTGATGCTTGCATAGGTAACGTATGTGGATGTGGGACATCAAGGAACGTACTGGTGTCATGTGTTCAATGACCGGGAGGACGAAGACAGCAACAAAGTACAAGTCATTATAGGTAAGGAGTTCTTCTGTTTCATACAGGTCAGCTCCTTTGTCCATTTTTTCCACATCactaaaatttatttttgaaGCTTTCAGTATTAAGACAAGTACATGCCTTCTATATTTTTAGTTTATCTATTTGTTAAAACACCTGTGCTTGCATCCAGCAAATGGCATTttagagttttggggttttatggtAACCAGCACACAACTGCTGTCCCTTTTTGGCCCTGCCAGCATGTATGAGGCGTGTTAGCAGATTGCTAGCTGATTTATGCTTTTTGACAACTCAAAACCACTTTAACCTTTGCTGGGGATATGAACTCTGTTACATGGAGTCCTTCAGCAATCAGAGGTTAGACTGATTGTTCATTTCAAGTAGAATGAATGAATGATTGTTCATTTCAAGTAGAATGAATGAATGATTGTTCATTTCAAGTAGAATGAATCAATTTCAGTGCTGTGTATTTGCAGTGAACTGAAGAGGACTTCCTCACCTAAGCAATACCCTAGTGTAGTACTCCTGGGTTTCAGGAATCATTACTGTGCAGTGTTATGGCCAATGCAAATGTACACTGCTGTAAAGTGAAGCCACATTGCACAGCAGCTTGACAGTGCCCTTTGTCTTCCACCTCGTGTGCTAACTCTCATAACTGAGAGCTCATCTTccaattttttcccctccttaaAACACAAGGAAGGAAAGCTGTAGCGGTGGAGTGCACAGAAGGTAAGGTAAACCTCTAATTGTAGTTTTAAAAATTGGTGATGGGAGTGACAGGTTGTTGAGTGTGTTGCTGAAAGGCATATGTGGGTTTTCAGGCAAACCTGGGTTTAAAACAGTGAGGGATGATGCAACAATCCTCCTGCATGTGCTTCTCTCTTCTTTGCCTGGACACCATGATCTAGATCTCACAGGAGAAAAAATAGGCTACTTCCTTCTTTTGTGGTATTCAAGTGATCTGGAGATTTCTCTGGTGAGGCTCAGGAGGCAACATCCTAGCAAGAAAATCTGGAGATGTTCAGGAACCTGGGTGATCTTGGAGAGCTGGCTAGAGCTAGTTCCAATGCCAGCTCCATGTCTGCAGAAGTGTTTGTAGCAACTTCCTTAGGATGATTTTTATTCTCCTTTGCATTGTTGCAACAGGGAGGAGAAGTGTCTTGTGACTGAAATGTTGGTGccatccctccctgctgagcATCTCAGAGTCTGCAGCACAGGGGATTTGGTACAGTGGTGCAAGGCTGCTCCCAGAGAGCACTGCTGCTTCAGAgatgttcattttcttttctctgctttccaGTGTTTTCAGAATAAAGAGGTGAAACCCCTGGTAACTTAGGATGTTTGAAGATTGTGTCTGAAGTCTTTCTGAATACACATGGCTTCCCAAAATCAGATTTTTTGCTCAGGATGTTGCTTTTTTTCAGCCCTTCAAGCATCTGTTCTTCAGATTCTGATAGCTTGTTCCTTTTTCCCTCAACCTACTTGCATGCCTGTGCGATTGAGGTGTCTTAACTGTCTCCCCCTCTGTTTTTACATTTACTGTACTGCAATGCTGTGTCTAGCACAGCTTAATGTATTGCTGTAGGATTTTCTCTTCTCTGTGTGGAATAAGCACAAAAGGTTTGATTTGCACAAATGCAAAGCCAAAAGTATTTCAGAAATGTAGTTTGTTTTCTATGTTCAGCTTTGTTTAATAATAGTATGGCACTTATATTTTTACTAATAAAATGGGGTTTCTGCTTCTTGTTTAAACTATTATTTTGTTGGTGTTTTCCTTCACAGAAGATTTAAGTGATCTTCAGGAATCAGGTAAGTGATAAGTTTTGAAAAACTTTAACTTGGCATCTTCATTTTATGTTACACTGAAGGCTTGCTGGGTTGCAGTATGAACTTTACAGTATTTGGATGTACCTGTAACTGAGAATTGAATAGCAGCTGGTATCACCGTAACAGCAGCACAGCTTTCTAGTTCCAAGAGATTGAACTTGAAGCATATAGAGAATCACAGGGGTGCTGTTTGTAAAATAGCCCAAGGCTGCACATATACATACACAGATACAAAGGGAATTATCTTTCTTGTCTGGGGTTTCTTGGGGCTCCCAGTTTTAGCACATTGCTACTTGAAGTGAAAAAGATCTGAGGTGTCTGGCTATCACTCCTGTTGAGTGGCATATTTCTTCCAATCATGTTGGAGTCAGCCAATGTGATCTGAAGCCTGTTAGGTGGTTAGTGTAGAGCTCCAGAGGGGATTATCCCTCATACAGTTTTCCCAAAGCCTCAACTCCCAAAGATAGTTTCCTGGGTTAGATATCAAATATGTTTATGTTTGCCCAGCCTCAGTTTCAACCACTGAAGGGCTTCTCTGTCATACGGTGTCGTGCTATCCAGGTGAGCCGCTTCGGCACACTGCTCACTGTTTCTCTTGGCACAGCACTGGCTTTGCCACCCCTCTGCGAAGTACAGAATAAAAGCATTTTCACACTCAGATGGGAATCCCTGCTAAGCATGTCCCACCTGGCATGTTGCATTTTGTTTGGAGAGGATGAACTGGTCAGGTGTCACTGAAAATGCCAATGTGCAGTTTGTGAGATTCAGCATCTATTCTTTCTTAATCTATAGAATTAGCTATTCACATCCAGTCAGGATTGTTTGCTGGAAGAGGGTGAAGGAAAtcatctaaacaaaaacaacaatacCAACAAAACACtcccaaaccccaccaaaacaaagAGGGCTTTTTCCTGCATTAAACCAGCAAAGTGTTAGAGAAAGCAGTGCTATTAGACTGTGGTTGTGGGGAAGATGCAGTTCATTTTCTGTAGTCACCGACACACTTCTCTTTTCTTCTATTTCAAACAGACCCACAAGAAGAATCAAGTCACAGACCTGTGGGTAAGTAGTTTTGTACTGAAATGACTGTATGCATTTGACATCTCGGATGCAGATTTTGCTGCTACTGACACTGCCAGTGCAAGACCCGTGGGGCAAATAGAGAGCTCCAGGGAGGGAGATCTGTGGATATTTGTGTAGTCCATTTAGAATGCTTGTTTGCCCTTTCAGGAGTAAACTGTGCCAAGGGCACCAGTGCTGTTAAGTGACCCTGTGAAGCATTTGCAGCTTCTCATAGGGGCTGTTTCAGCTTACTGCTTCAgattgctgtgccaggccttAGCCAGTGTGTTCCTGCATTCCTTTGAACCCTTGGAGCCAGTGCTATTGGGATGATGTGATGGAAAGCACTGCTATCCTGTCTGCTGAGGAAATGCTTGCAGCCCTCCCCATTCTGTTCCTGTGGATGCTTTGGTGCTGAACTGAAGCTCATAATGAGGTGGATAGCACATGTCATTTGATGAATAGTTGCTGGGTTTTTAAATCATATTCTTAAATTTGCACTGTAGACTTGAGTGGTCAGGCATGTTGTCCTGTTGATACTTAACCAGATGGAAAGGCTGCTGGCCTCTGTCAGAATTTTATGGCTCTTTCAGGTTCATTAGTGTGAGGGGGAATGTAAGTGTTCCCCTCTCACGCAGGTGATTTTTCCCTTCAGGCTGAAAAGAAAGTTGAGCTGTGTTGTTGATGTGGGATGACTTGTAAAATCAGATAAAATATTGTGCCTGAAGTGAGATTGATACCCTTTTCACTTTGGAAAACTTTAAATTTAAAGGTGTTGAATCCATGGAATATATaaatgtgactttttttttttttctctgtgtcttGGCAGCCACAGACAAGGTGGCTCTGTTAATAGGAAACATGAGCTACTGGAATCATCCCCAGCTCAAGGCTCCAATGGTAGATGTCTATGAATTGACCAGTTTGCTAAGGCAGCTGGATTTCAAAGTTGTATCTTTGCTGGATCTTACTGAGTCTGAGATGCGAAATGCAGTGGATGAATTTTTACTTCTCCTGGACGAAGGAGTTTATGGTAAGGACACGTGCATCCCTTCTGAAGTAGGTCCATTTTGTATGTATCAAGTAGCAAACATCTGCTATTTGCCTCAGCTAAACAACCTTCAGGGTAAATATCATATATATAGAATGGGAAGAATAAGTTAAAGGCACCCACCAGCATACTCTCTGACTTTGGTTAAAATGCTGTTGTTCCTTTACTTTTACAACGGATCAGATGTTTGAACTTCATTCTTTAACCACACCTAAAACTGCACTGCAggcttttattttgtttggtAGTACTTTGCTTGCTTAGATTTGATTTTGGGCTGCAAAGCACAAGACAGAAGTGGGGGAGAGCATGATGGAATTGATGTATGGAGTAAAAGCCTTGCATGGAAAAGGCCAAGAGTGATCTGGTTTGGAGTGTAAGGAAAGTTCTTACGTTTTCGCTGACTGCCATTATTTTGTCATTTTTCTAAGATTGTATTTGCTAAGATTGTATAGAAAACTCCAGAAATTATTTAGGACAGAGAGCAAAATATTTTCCCAGGTCCCTATTTTTTGGATTGCAGAATTCCTGTAGTAAAAATCCATTTGAGAAAACATTATTTGATCCCTTTTTGGAACACAAGGTCAGCTTATTTCTTAGCATGGCTTTTTTTACGGATGTGTTACCTGATGCTCTCTCTGTGCAGAACTGCCTGCTCTGACATTTGGGCATTTATATCTGAGCCAAAACCTGCCTGACACGAAGCCTCAGTCTGGCAGGAACATGAGGCTTTTGAGACCAGTTTGCTTTTATTATTCCCTGGGAAATAGATGGCCTTATCTATTTGGGTGAGCTTTGAGATATTTGCACCTTCTCAATTTTTCTCCCTAATTGTGGACATGAATGTAGCAAATAAAGTACTGAAAGGCTTTAATTTCTCAGCAGCACCATATGAAAACTCTTACATGGCATATTTTTGCAGTTATACTTTTCCAGCCAGTTGATACAAAAGGTAAGCAGAACAGTTTTAGGTGGTGTGTGGCAATAACTACTTCTGTTTAAAGGATTACTTTGTTCTTTCTGCATAGTGGCTATGAATGGCTTAAAGCCTATAAAAGATGCTGTCAGAGCACAAATAGGTAACGATTTATTGCCTTTTCTAGTGGGCATAGCTTCAAATAGAAGAGACATAATGACTACTGCTGCTTAGTCCCTGCTACATATAAACCTGATGCTTACTAGGTTGTGTAATTCTGGCTTGCTGCCAGGAAAGTGGCATTTCAGATGCTGGTCCTTAAGAGCAGGAGTAGTAAACAAAGTGACGATGACTGTCTCCTCTGCTGTCTTAGTCTGTGCTGTTCTAAATGTAGGTTGCAATTAACATTGTATTCCACACAGGGTAAAAGCACTGACCCATGTGTTTGAAAGGCTAAAAATATTTAGGCTGCTTTCTTTTTAAATGAGAGGGactgagggagggaggcagatATCAGTTAAATGCTGACGTCTCTGAGGAACTTGAGCCTACTTAAAATTGTTGTGTGTGTCTCTGTTGAGGCCCTCCAAATATGTTTACTCCACTTACCCCAGGTATGTGCAGATTTATTTCTGATCTTGAGCTCAACGTATTAGCTGTTGCAGGTACTTGGCACGTAGCACAATCATCTGCCAAGGATAGAAAAGGAATGTGGTCAGTCAGTCCAATTACTTACAGAATATATGCTCAGATACAGAGAATCTTAAATATAACCCTGATTTCAGTCCAGATCCGAGCTCTGGAAATCACATGAAGACTTTCTTTTTAGCCTAGGGCCTAGACACAAGGTTATGCAGTTGCACTTTATACCATTTTTAGCTCTCTTGAAGCTTGCCAGGCTCAGGTAGCCCTCATATTTTCGTTTCTTGTAGCTATGTGTACTGAAAAGGTGAAAACATCTAGCATGCCTGCCTCCATGAGCTAGTATGTTAGGGTGAGGCTTATTTTGGGTTCTATCTGAATCTGCCAGTGTTGTAGTGACTTAAATGTTTCAGCAAATGTTAGTAAGAATAACAACATAAGAATATGGTATCTCCAACCAGCATAAATTGTCAGATTTCTGTTGACTTTTATTCAGCTGAGCACTGTACTGTAATTGCAGATCTGACCCACAGACTGCTTTGACTAggtaaataaaaaaatctttttagaAGGTGGAATTTGCATCATTAAGGAAACCAGTACTGGGAATAGGCAATAGGAAAATTCAATTAAATCATACAAGCCTCTGGTAACTGCATTTTATGGCAGTAGAGATTATTGATTCTAAGTTATCTGATCTTCATGTAAATTTAAATGACTTTAATATTGGACATTTTTATTCATATAAGGAATATCTAAGTCCTAGCTTGCAGTTCCCTTTCTCGGGGTTGAGAAAAACTTTCTTGTTTTATTGAAGATTCTAAATCTTAAAGTGTTGTAGGCTGTTGTGCGGTGACACATGAGGGACACGATGGCAGGATAATAATTTCTGGGTAGATAAGCATGCAAAGAGTTTGTTTAGTAGACCCAGAAGAGTCATGAGTCTGTGACTAGGAGATATAGCTCCAATCAACTGAACATGAGCTGTTGGTAGTCGGTAATGGGGATGTCCTCTGGAGTCCCACCAAACTCttcagcattatttttttttctgtctataAGCTGCAGACTTAGTGCTGCTCAGAGCTTAGTAATTGCACATGAGGAGAAGATGTTTTATGGTTGGCACATCTCCTTGTTCCTGTCTGTGAATTACACATAACAGGCCGTCTCTGTTAGAGGTTATAGCTATTAGAGCATTTTAAGAGTATTTAACTTTGTTTATGCAAATGTCTAACTGATTCTATTGCATGTGTGATTTTTGTgcttcttttaatttattttgttggTGTATTGTGGAGATGATGTAATTGTGGCTTGGAGTGACTTCAGTGAGCTCCCTGGCCCACAGTCAGCATTGCAGTTTTGGCCCCTTTTGAAATGGACAGAAGTCTCTGATGCCCTGCTCACTGTCGCACCTGTTTTGAACTCAGGTTTGTTGTACTATGCTGGCCATGGCTACGAAAACTACGGGAACAGTTTCATGGTTCCTGTTGACGCCCCGAACCCGTACCGCTCAGCCAACTGCCTGTGCGTGCAGAACATCCTGCGGCGGATGCAGGAGAAGCGCACGGGGCTCAACGTGTTCCTGCTGGACATGTGTCGCAAAAGGTACCCCCGGCACCCGGGAGCGAGCTGGCCTCTGCTCTCTGGGCTCCTCACAGAACGCTGGGCCTCCTGCACGTGACAACTCTTTAGGCTGAAAATTCACTGTACTGCAAAGGCCATGGTTCTGAGGATTCACAGCCTGCACCTGAGTGCTTTTAGCATCGGTAGGATTCACCCAGACTTGTGCCCGTGGCCTTGGATAGAGATGTGAACCTGGTGGTTAGACTTTGTCCCCATGGGTACATACCTGCCTCCTGATTTCAATGACATTTATTtcttttctgctgctgttttttaGACGTTATAAACAGACTGATCAGATAAAAGTAAAATTTGGCATCTTAAAGAAGAAACAGGACCCTTTCCCCTGGGATTATTATCCATCTTCCTTCATTACAGGGAGGAAGGAAAGCCCTGCGATCAAAGGCATGTTAACTTAACAGAAGGGCTCAAATGAAGTGCTTATTTTAGAATTCCTGAGAGCCATGGATTTTGCTTCTATACTGACGATGTTGTATCTTTATTTAGAGGTTAAAAACCAACtgatttatgggatttttttctaCACAAAGTACTGTGTTCTTTCCATGTTGAGATACTACTATGATCATTAAACTGGAACTTGAAATCAGCTCTTCAGTCAGCACTTCTGGCAATTGGTCTCTGGGGAATGTTTCATAACAGAAAGTTGCTGGCACTTCAGTATCTGTGGAGCCTCCAAACTTCTTTGCTAATGAAATGCCCGTGACCCAATTCAGCTTCACAATCTGCTGTCCAAATAGAAAATCCATCTACGTAAGCTTTGTACTAACAGCGCCATGTTTGGTGGGGAAAAGACACATTTTAAAAAACATGGCATTTTTGAAATAAGGTAAAATTGGTAGATATCAGAACTGTGTTTTGCAGAGATTGCAGCCAGACTCTACTGGTTAGTACAGCAAGCTCTTCTCTGGGTAATGCCTGGTGCCTCTGTCTTTACACTGCCCTCAGGCAGAGTGTTGATGGTGCTGGCTTTTGTATTTGAGCAGTCAGGATTCATTACAGACTCGGAGGAGTGAAACAAATTACTGGTTCTGAACTCTCTGTTTTGTGTTTTGATTTTGTTGCCATTATGAGTTCTCAAATTACTATTTTACCTTCTTGTGTTTCCATTTATTACAGAAATGAATATGATGACACGATTCTTATCTTGGATGCTCTGAAGGTTACAGCCAACATTGTTTTTGGATATGCAACGTAAGGAAGTTATTCTTCTGTGCCACAGAAATGACTGAGATTTTATAGCTGATCTTTTTCAGAATTGTGCTGTGGGCCAGTAACCTTGGTCACTTTTCAAGTGCAAAAACTGCTGAATAGAAGTAGTCAGGAGCTTTACTAAAATTGTCAATAAGAAATTTAAACTCCTCATATGAGCAGTTTGATGAACAGGTCTAGTCTGTGGTGTCATTTTTAAGAGAAACTTCCATCAGCTGCTTGCAAGGGAACATGAAGAGCAGGTTGGCCTTGGACACAGCCTGGTTTTCAAATTGTAGGGTttctttccccattcccagtatAAATTTACTTTTAATCCTGCAGGTTTTTCAGTGTTTTTTCCTTGACTGATGCTGATGATCTCACAGGTGCCAGGGAGCAGAAGCTTATGAAATTCAGCAGCTGGGGTTGGCCAATGGAAT from Melospiza melodia melodia isolate bMelMel2 chromosome W, bMelMel2.pri, whole genome shotgun sequence carries:
- the MALT1 gene encoding mucosa-associated lymphoid tissue lymphoma translocation protein 1; protein product: MERGAAGPLPLSRLAGPLLRRLSELLDRAAPGKGWRELAQRAGSRGTVRLSPLDVEQCSLQVLEPEGSPSWSLLKLLGDRGCTVLELTESLQALEHTEALRCLSHSGVKIVVQPDSQAVLSGQVVKLCCWATGHPFVQYQWFKQEREVPHGNSPELVLSPVSVKDSGFYICRVNSESSFVFSRWARLEVCELQDPPCGLLTGLPENKLCICNQPRPQNLTVGDALVLECGAVGNPIPHYQWFRNGFPLANGSKNVYTVTYVDVGHQGTYWCHVFNDREDEDSNKVQVIIGRKAVAVECTEEDLSDLQESDPQEESSHRPVATDKVALLIGNMSYWNHPQLKAPMVDVYELTSLLRQLDFKVVSLLDLTESEMRNAVDEFLLLLDEGVYGLLYYAGHGYENYGNSFMVPVDAPNPYRSANCLCVQNILRRMQEKRTGLNVFLLDMCRKRNEYDDTILILDALKVTANIVFGYATCQGAEAYEIQQLGLANGIFMKFLKDRLLEDKKVTVLLDEVAEDMGKCPLTKGKQALEIRSSLSEKRALTDPVQQSTSSAECLARNLQWAKAHELPESMSLEFQCGVQIQLGFAAEFSNVMIIYTQIIKKPPEITACRAHITDFPLDLDVDPKEANKGTPEETGSYLVSKDLPKHCLYTRLSSLQKLREHLIFTVCLHYEYSGIEDTMDERKEINVGKPLIAKLGLHPGFKPKNCLQTCCMPGYPVHNPVESSPEAAEYYIPSHCQPSSSPGVCHPHCACSNSTTHPEACSCNGTARMLAPRHEVQHYSPTVEKQNVPVETTDDTVELEFFLSDSLSFSEQQ